DNA sequence from the Prolixibacter sp. SD074 genome:
TCCCAAATCTCCCGACACAACCAGTTTTCGGTACAGGTTACTAAAACTGGCTTTACCGTCAAGCGTACCACTCATCATCAAATCACTGTCAAGCAAATCGGAAAAGTCGTCAAGTTTGAGGTTCCCAAAGGAGAGAGAGAGTTTATCCTCCGGATTTTTGGAAACCACACCATCGACCTTAAACTCTTCCTTCCGGTGATGAACATGAAAATCATCTACCATCCAACGGGTTGAATCGATGGTTAGATGCGAAGGTTCGATTTGCCACAAACTATCGGCGGCCCAAATTTTCGTCGGGTTAATGACTACTTCGGTGTGATTTCTTCCGGTTACCGAATCACGACTAAACGTTGTCAGCGTATTGATTTCGCCACTATAAGTCACCGTATCGGTATTGTTCCAGGTTAACCAGGTAGCCAGGCTATCGTTAAAAGCTGTATTATTCAGGGTCAGATTGTAAATATCATGCTTCCCTTTCAGCGTTACTTTCTTAATTCCGGCACGAATGCTGGTTCTATCAGCATCGGAACGCGCCCCCAGAGAGAATCCTTCAATTTCATTATTCCGATAAGTGATATCCGGGGCGAACCCATCGAGATTAAAAAGATGTTTGTAAGAATCGAAATTCCCCGAAATCCGCACCGGAGGTTTCGCTTCCAGTTCCGGAAAGAAAAACTTGCTCAACTGGTCAGACTCCTTGATCTGCAAATTGAACTGAAACTTATTTTCTCCGACGGCCGGTTCCCCGGCGAAGGGTAATTTGGCCGAAGGCAGGTAATGCTGCACGTAATCGCGGAATGACAGAAGGATGTCGTTAAAACGGTATTTCCCGGCCATGTCCAAATCGACAAAGTCGGAACGAAGGGAAATGGAGTTGTGCCCGGGCCGATTTTCCGTCTTCAGGTTCACCCCCGACAAATCCAATGTTCCAATATCGCGGGTATAACTTATCTGGTCGAAGTTAATCTCCCCGTTCATGTTATCAATATTGCTTCCGCGGAAATTGGCTTCCAGCCCAAATGAAACACTCGCATTTTTCACCTTCTTGTCCAGGCCGAGCACATAAAGATTGGCCTTGTCAACCGTTGTCGTAAAATTGAAAACCGGAATTTTCGGTTCCAAATCGGCCTTACCAGAAAAGAAGAACTGCAGGTTCGGATCGTCGGCATAAATTTCCCCGTCGAAACCTCGCTCACGCGCATTTCCATTCAGATAAATCGACTTGATCCGGTAATTATTATAATACAAACTGTCGATCAGCCCCTGAATTTTCGCACTGAATTTCCCGTTCCCCAAACGGGTCCCATTCAATTTGGTACGCATCGAAATAGTACCCAACGATTTATTATTCAAAACCTTTCCCAAATCGAAAGAACGGGTAATCACTCTTCCCTCAAAATCGACCTTCCCATTTTCGGCGGGTTGAAAGGCAAGGTCACTGGAGATCTGCCCCAAATCTCCGTTGAGCGTACCATAAGCCACAAAATCCGACGGGAATCCTGTAAAGTTACCCCGGTAAGTCAGCTGCACACTGTCGAGTAGTTGCTTCGGAACCTGAATCGGTTTCATTCCTTCCGGCAACTTCAGCGCAGCCAGATCGCGAAAATCAAAGGTGTTGTCATAAAATTTAAAGAAGATGTAGGTCTTTTGCCAGTCGGGCAATCCCCGCATATCGAGGTCAGCCTGAAAACGGATATATTTTCCGATTCTGAATTTGAAATCCCTAATCTTGAAGTTATCCACGGTTCCCCTGACCAATCCCGAGAAGTGAAACGGTGCGCCCATTCCCCACAGCGACGGTACGAAATAGGCTAAATCATGCAATGACACACGGGAATCGTTGAACTGCGAATTGACCTGATAATTATTCAGTTTCGACAAAAAAGGATACAGCTCACCGTTCTGAGTTAACTCGGTTGAATCCACAGGGATGATTCGCGGACTGAACTGCAACTCCGCCGCATCCAGTCTTGTGCTGTCTGTCTCCAGAAAAAAATTCGCGGCAGTAAATGTCGATGAATCAATCCGGGCATTAAAAGCAATGTTCTTTACCACAAAGCCCGATTTTTCGTTAAAAGAAAGATGATCGATCCGAAAGGACATGGCCGAATCGGCGTCCTGATAATTAAGAAGGGACAAATTCAGATTACGAACAGCAACATCATGAAAATTAAGACCATGCTCATGAGGATTGGCGCCACTAAGCTGTCGGTATTTGAATTCCGAATTCCGTAAGTGAATATTGTCGAAGGTAACTTGCCAGGGATGAACGGTGTCAGCTGGCATCGCGTTAAGCGAATCAATCAAAAATTGAAGATTCAGCTTCGATGAATCCTTTCGCAGATTTACCTCTGCACCCCACAGGTAGAGATTACTGAAATGAACCACACGCTTCCGCGGAAGAATACTGTCGATATCGGCCTTAACGTTTTTCGCATAAATTAACGTGTCGTTGGCTTGATCCTTAATCAGTACTCCCTCAAGTACAATCTGGTGAAAGAGCGCAATATCGACTCCCTGCACACTCACCTGCGTGTTCAGCGTTGCCGAAAGTTGTTGCGTCACCCACTGCACCACCCTCAACTGAACTTTATTAGAGCGGAAAGTGAGATAAGCCAACACCGGTAATGCCACAACTACCAGTGCGGCGATCAATAATATTTTATGGCTTTTTTTAATACTTTTGTGCTTTTATGAAGAAACATTCTCTCCGGAAATCATGTTAATATTCGGGGCACATAAAAATAGTTTTTTTCCAACAGACAATCCAAGTATTCTACAGCTGTCTGCACCAAATTTTTCAAGGAAAATACGCACAATGAATAACACGGAAAATATTGTTATTTTAGGTATAGAATCCTCCTGCGATGATACTTCTGCTGCCATCATTCAGAATGGTATCATTAAAAGTAACGAAGTAGCCGGCCAGGCTGTTCACAAGGCATACGGCGGAGTTGTCCCCGAATTGGCTTCGCGGGCTCATCAACAAAACATTATTCCTGTTGTTGATCAGGCCATTAAAAAGGCCGGCATTTCCCGCGACGAAATTTCGGCAGTGGCATTTACCCGAGGGCCCGGGTTGTTGGGCTCTTTGTTGGTTGGAACATCGTTTGCCAAAGGCTTTGCCCTGGCTTCCGGCATTCCGCTAATCGAAATTAACCACTTGCAGGGACATGTGCTGGCACATTTCATCAAAGAAGATGAAAATGATGAGTCTGCCCCGGAATTCCCATTCCTCTGCCTCTTGGTTTCCGGCGGAAACTCACAAATCATCATTGTGCGTGACCACCTCGACATGGAGGTCATTGGACAAACCATTGACGATGCCGCCGGCGAAGCTTTCGACAAGTGCGCCAAAGTGATGGGGCTCCCCTATCCCGGCGGCCCGTTAATCGACAAGCTCGCCAAAGAGGGAAATCCGAAAGCGTTTAAGTTTGCAGAACCCAAAATTAAGGGACTGGATTACAGCTTCAGTGGACTAAAAACATCTTTCCTTTATTTCATCCGCGACAACATCAAAGACAATCCCGACTTCATCGAAGAGAACAAATCGGACATTTGTGCTTCTATTCAGCATACCATAATCAATGTGTTGCTGGCCAAGCTGAAAAGAGCGGCTAAAGAAACCGGCATCAAAGAGATTACCATTGCCGGTGGAGTTTCTGCCAACAGCGGTTTACGCGAAACGTTGCAAAAAGAAGCCGAGAAACACAATTGGAAACTACACATCCCGAAATTTGCCTACACCACCGATAATGCGGCCATGATTGCCATCACGGGTTACTACAAATACCTGAAAGGCGAATTTGTCGGTCAGGAGGTGGCACCATTTTCGCGGATGGTTATCAATGAAAAATAAGACAACGAATAAACTATTCAGTGGGAAGCCTGGCATCAACAGCCCGGCTTTCTTTTTCCCCTTCCGGGAAGAAAATCAGAAGACGTTAAATAATTTCAGGGTCACTACTACCAGCGCCAACAGAAGGAAATACTTCACCACTTTGGGGCCCCAACTAACTGCAAACTTAGCTCCGACAACTGCTCCCAACATATTCCCGACAGCCAGTATTAAACCAGCTTTCAGATCCACCTGGTGATTAAAAAAGAAAACAGCCAGCGCAAAGGGGGTATAGAGAAGAATGATCCATTTCTTCACCGCGTTACCACGAACAAGATCGTAACCGCTTCCCATTACTAATCCTGCCAACAGCAAAAATCCGGTCCCCACCTGAATAAAACCTCCATACATCCCGATGAAAAAGAAAATCAGGTAATGCCACCAAACGGGACGTTCGGGATCGGCTATCATGCTTCGTTCCCATGTTTTCGGTTTTAACAACACCAGAAAGAACATGAGCCCCAGCACCACGGCAATTACCCGCCGCATGATCTCTTCATTCAAATCAGCCGCAATAAAAGCGCCGGGAATGGCCCCGATTACTGCCGGAATGGCCAGCCTTGAATCGACTTTCAGATTAATGGCTTTGTTATCACGAAAGGTTTTAACACCGGCAATATTCTGCAGCAAAATGGCAACACGGTTGGTCCCGTTGGCTACACCCGCCGGGAGTCCCAGGAACATCAACATTGGCAGGGTAAGCATAGAGCCTCCGCCAGCCAGCGTATTCACAAATCCGGCCAAAAAACCGACACCGATTAATCCTGCAATCAGATACCATTCCATAAAAAAGGAGCTGTTAAAATCAGCCCCTAATTTCGAAAAAATATTTTAAGTCCCCGTTTACCAGGCGAAAATCGGGAAGTCTTTCATCATCTCGTTAACTTTTCCGCGAACGCGGGCAATGGTAGCTTCATCGTCGATGTTACTAATCACTTCATCAATCAGGCCGACGATTAACGGCATGTGTCCCTCTTTCAATCCGCGGGTAGTAATAGCCGGAGTTCCCACGCGCAAACCGGAAGTCTGGAAAGGAGAACGGCTATCGAACGGCACCATGTTTTTGTTAATGGTAATGTCGGCCAAAACCAGTATATTTTCTACTTTTTTACCGGTTATTTCCGGGAATTTGGTTCGCAGGTCAATCAGCATCGAGTGGTTATCGGTTCCACCCGAAATCACTTTATAGCCTTTATCGATAAATGCCTGGGCCATCACTTTTGCATTTTTCTGCACCTGCGCCTGATAGGTTTTGTATTCGGGCAGTAAGGCTTCGCCAAATGCAACGGCCTTGGCAGCAATTACATGCTCAAGCGGTCCGCCCTGAATACCCGGGAATACAGCTGAATTGAGTAAGGCAGACATCATCCGTACCTCACCTTTCTTCGTGGTGATGCCCCATGGATTTTCAAAATCTTTCCCCATCAGAATAATACCACCACGTGGTCCACGCAGGGTTTTATGCGTCGTTGACGTAACAATGTGTGCATATTTCACCGGATTGTCCAGCAGGCCGGCAGCAATCAGTCCAGCCGGGTGAGCCATATCCACCATGAAGATAGCGCCAATCTTATCGGCAATTTTGCGCATCCGTTTGTAATCCCACTCACGTGAATAGGCCGAAGCACCACCGATAATCATTTTCGGCTTTTCTTTCAACGCCAGCTCTTCCATCATGTCATAATCAACCATGCCGGTATCTTCCTTCACTTTGTACGCAATCGGATTATAAAGCAAACCGGATGAGTTAACCGGCGAACCATGTGAAAGGTGACCGCCGTGCGACAGGTCAAGCCCCATGAACGTATCGCCAGGTTTAAGAACCGTCATCAAAACCGCCATATTGGCCTGTGCACCTGAGTGCGGTTGTACGTTGGCATATTCGGCATCAAACAGCTCCTTAATCCGATCGATGGCCAGTTGCTCCGCCTCATCAACATGCTGACAACCGCCATAATAGCGATGTCCGGGGTAACCCTCTGCATATTTATTGGTCAGGCACGAACCCATAGCTGCCATTACCTGCTCCGAAACAAAGTTCTCCGAAGCAATTAATTCAATTCCGTTACGCTGTCGCTGATCTTCTTTTTCGATGATTTCAAAAACCTGGGTATCTTTTTTCATGGTAAAAATTTAATCTGTTTTGTGTTGGCCAAAGGTACAATTTTTCATCCCTTTTTTGGCTGCGCCAAGATGTTACGAAATGCAAATTTAAACCAGTAATAATCTCATGGTTTCTTCGCCAACCTTATGTTTTATAATAGCTTTTCCCCTGGCTATTCCGAAAAGTGAACGAGCACACTGCGGTAAGCATTAAAAATGGCCGCTTTCGAGATAAATCCGATGTATTTACCATCTTCCAGAACAGGTAAATTCCATGCCCCTGTCTCATGAAACTTTTTCATCACACTTTCCATGCGTTCATCCTTCGAAACGAATGCCGGTGGCGTGGTCATCACATCCGTCACAAATGTTTTGTCGTACATATCTTTGTTGAACATGATTTCACGAATATCGTCCAGCAGTACAATTCCTTCAAACCGGTTATTCTTATCCACTACCGGGAAAATGTTTCGTTTCGACGTGGAAATAACCCTGACCAGTTCCCCCAGGTTGGCATCAACCGGAACGGTCAGCAAATCGGTTTCAATCACATTCCGAAGTTTCAGCAAAGTCAGAATTGCTTTATCCTTATCATGAGTAATCAACTCGCCCCGTTCGGATAATCGAATATGATAAATAGACAAAGGTTCGAAAGGAATAATTGTAAGGTAAGAAACAGCGCTGGTTATCATGAGCGGAATATACAAACTAAAGCCACCTGTAATTTCAGCAATCAGGAAAATAGCGGTCATTGGGGCATGCATCACGCCAGCCATGGCACCAGCCATCCCTACCAGGGCAAAATTCCGAACAGGCACTGGCATGCCAAGAAGTCCCAATAATTTAGCCATAAAAAATCCGGCCATTCCTCCAAGAAAAAGCGCCGGAGCAAAAATTCCACCAACACCACCTGAAGCAGTTGTCACTGACGAAGCCACTATCTTGGTCAAAATAATGGCAGCAATAATCACAAGAAACCAAATCTCATTATGCTGCAACCCAACAAAAATTGAATTTTTCAATAGCTCTTCGCTATGTCCGTTAAGAATGGCATCAATAGAAAAATAGCCTTCTCCCCACAATGATGGAAAAAGAAAAACCAGGCCTCCTAAAACCAATGCCCCAACCAATACCCGGGCATACGGATTCTTAAGCTGCTTAAATTTCCCTTCAATATACATTGTCCCGCGCGTGAAAAGAAGCGAAATAAATCCGCACAACACGCCCAAAACAATATACCACACAATGTTGTGCATATCAAAAGAATCGAGCAAATGAAAAGAGAAATGATATCCCTGCCCCATGAAGAAATAGGTCAGAAGGGCGGCGGATGCTGAAGCAATGAGTAAAGGGATGAGTGAAGACATGGTCAGATCCAGCATCAGCACTTCGATTGCAAAGACAAGACCTGCCAGGGGAGCCTTAAAAATTCCGGAAATAGCGCCGGCTGCACCACAGCCAACCATTAGCGTCATCATGCGATAGTCCAGACGAAACATTCGGGCAATGTTCGAACCAATGGACGAACCGGTTAATGCAACGGGCGCTTCAGCACCAACGGAACCACCGAAACCAATCGTAATCACACTCCCGATCATCGACGTGATGGTATTGTGGAGTTTAATAATACTTTTCTTGTTGGAAATGGCAAACAGAATTTTCGCAACACCATGACCAATGTCGTCTTTCACCACATACTTAACAAAAAGCATCGTAATCAGAATCCCAATTCCCGGATAGGCCAGATATTGATAACTCTGTCCATACGAAGTGAAATCATGCGTTAAAAAATGACTGGCAAAATGAATGGTGTTTTGCAGCAAAATGGCAGCCAGTCCGCTAAGTAATCCGACAATTAAACTGAGCAACACGGTTAACTGATGCTCATTAAGATGCTTTAATCGCCACTCTCTGATGAGAAGCGAAAGATCAGCTAATTTTTTCATGATGCGCAAAAATACTCCTAAATCATGTTATGCAACATGAACTTATGGTAATCTTTGCATTAATAAAACAATGGCTTAATCGTGCGAAAAGTGTCTTAGCATCTTCTGGTAAGCAGAAAAGACTCTTGCCCGTGAAATGAATCCCACATATTTGCCTTCATCAAGCACTGCCAGGTTATACCGGCCACACGAATGAAACTTATCGGCCACCTCCTGCATCGAGTCGTTGCTCGACACGTAATACTCGGGCATGTACATCAAATCCTTCACCTTGATTTTATCGTATTGATCCGGACGGAAAATAAGGTGGCGAATATCATCCATTTTCAGCATGCCACGCATATGATTTTCATTGTCCACTACGGGAAAAATATCCCGGTGAGACACTTCTATAATTTTCACCAAATCGCCAAGGCTGGCGTCTGCATTCACCGGTTTGAAATCAGTTTCAATCAGTTTGGTCACCTTCATCATCGATAACACTGCTTTGTTCTTGTCGTGGGTGAACAATTCTTTACGTTGGGCCAACTGGTACGTATAAACCGAATTTTTCACGAACAAACGAACTGTCAGGTACGACACCGATGCCACAATCATCAGCGGAACAAACATTTTATACCCGCCGGTCAGTTCGGCAATCAGGAATATTCCGGTTAACGGTGCGTGCAGCACTCCGGCAATCAGACCTGCCATTGCGATAAGCGCAAACGTACTTTCATTCACCACATGAATTCCGGTGGTGTTCAAAAACATAGCGAACAACATTCCGGTATGCACCCCCATGAATAGCGTCGGCGCGAAAATACCTCCTACTCCACCAGCCCCGAAAGTGATACTGGTTGCAAAAATCTTCACCAATATCAGCAGAATGATGAAAACGAATACGGAATAGATGTTTCCCCGCATGAACTCGAAAAGCGAATTATCGTAAAGATACCCCATGTGTCCCTGGAGACAGTTGTTAATAGGGTTATAGCCTTCACCAAAAAGGGGGGGGAAAAGTAAAACAATCACTCCTAACAGGACACCCCCTATCAAGAGCCGCTTCCATTCACTTGACATCCCTTCGAACCATTCACTGATAAACCGGTACACTTTGGAAAAGTAAGCTGAAACTAACCCGGTCACAATACCCAACAAAATATACCAGGGAAGATCACCATGAGTAAAGGTTGCCTCAAACTTAAAAGGATACAATACATCCTGTCCCAGAAAGAAATACGATGTGACCACTGCTGTTATGGATGAAACCAACAACGGAATCAGTGAAAAAGAGGTCAAATCAATCATAATCACCTCTACAGCGAAAACAATGCCCGTAATCGGCGCCTTAAAAATGGCAGCCATGGCAGCAGCTGAAGCACACCCCAGCATTAACATGATCTGTTTGTACTCGAGGTGAAACAAGATAGCCAGATTCGACCCAATGGCTGCACCTGTTGCCACCGTTGGTCCCTCCAACCCAACCGAACCACCAAATCCAACCGTCAGCGAACTGGTGATAATGGACGAAAACATGTTGTGCCGCCTGATTTTCCCGTTACGCTGCGAGAGGGAATAAAGTACATTGGGAATCCCGTGCCGGACCGGCCGCTTAATCACATATTTGATGATGAAAACCGTAAGCGAGAGACCAATAATTGGGAATATGAAATTGAAATAGGTATGTATCTTTTCAGGAATGTAATTGTCCAGCAGCCCATCAATAAACCAAACCGTATTCTTAATGATTACTGCGGAAAAACCACCACCAATGCCCACCACAATACTGAGCATGATAATAAAGGTTCCCGGTTTTATATGAGTCAACCTCCATTTATGAAATCGGGCCAATGGGGTATTCAGGTACGACATGCTATTCCTATCTGCTATATTTTCCTGTTCTGAAAGCGCCATAAAAGTAAGAAAAAACGAGTAAGTTCAATATTCTAACCGGATTCACACAACCTCCTGACAGTCATTCACGACGATGAAAACTGCCTGCAGACTTGCTTCATTCATCTCCTTTTTCCCATCTTCGAATAGTTAATTGCAGCTTCGAATTGACAGCTCAAATTACGAAAACAAAAACTTTCTTGCAGAAAAAGTGTTGCTATGGATTCGTCCCTCGTATTACTTTTCACAACTAATTTACTATACATTTGAGGGTGGTTTGAATAAGCTACCTTTACCTTTTATTCAAATTATATATGGCACAAAATAAAATATGCAAACTCTTCAATATTGAATTTCCCATCATCCAGGCAGGTATGGTTTGGTGCTCCGGATGGAAACTCGCTTCAGCAATAAGTAACCACGGCGGATTAGGTATCATCGGGGCCGGCTCCATGCACCCCGAAACATTGGAAGAGCACATCCGCAAAGCAAGAAAAGCCACCACGAAAACATTTGGTGTAAATGTTCCGCTGTTCTATCCCGAGATAGACAAAATAATGGACATACTGGTGCGTGAAAAAGTGGAAATTGTATTTACCTCGGCGGGAAACCCGAAAAAATGGACTCCTTTCCTCAAGGAACACGGAATGACGGTCGTTCACGTCGTGTCGTCGGCCAAATTTGCCATGAAGGCGGAAGAGGCCGGAGTAGATGCAGTAGTTGCTGAAGGTTTTGAAGCAGGCGGTCACAACGGCCGCGAAGAAACCACTACCATGACCTTGATTCCGTCCGTGCGGAGAGCGACCAAACTTCCGCTGATTGCAGCCGGAGGAATTGGAACAGGCGCAGCGATAGTTGCCGCGTTGGCATTGGGTGCCGATGGCGTTCAGATTGGCTCCCGTTTCGCTGTTGCGGAAGAATCGTCAGCCCACCAACTATTTAAACAACGCGTGGTCGATGCTGTTGAAGGAGACACCAAACTGATGTTGAAAAAGCTCGCACCTGTGCGTTTGATGAAAAACCACTTTTTCGACATGGCTTCACAAGCTGAAGAACGTTGCGACGATGCTGATGCCCTGAGAGCGCTCCTTGGTAAAGGGCGTTCCAAAAAAGGAATTTTCGAAGGCGAACTGGAAGAGGGCGAACTGGAAATCGGGCAGGTTTCTTCCATCATCGACCGCATTCAGCCGGTGCCTGAAATTATGGAAGAGCTGATAACGGATTACCGGAAAACGCTTGCAATGCTTCAGCAACATTCATCATTTTAATAACTGTATATGATTTCATTTGAAAAACATACACTTCCCAATGGCCTCAAGGTCATTGTTCATCAGGATAAAGTAACGCCATTTGCGGCCGTTAATGTGGCATACAATGTGGGTTCCAAACATGAAAACCCGGACAGGACCGGTTTTGCGCACCTGTTCGAACATCTCACGTTTGGCGGAAGCCGGCATATACCCGACTTCGACACACCGGTACAGCAGGCCGGAGGTTCGAACAACGCCTTCACTACGGTCGACCTCACCAATTACTACATCACTCTTCCGGCGCAAAATATCGAAACAGCCATGTGGATTGAGTCGGATCGAATACTGGAACCTGCCTTTACAGATGCCATATTGAGCCGGGAGAAAAAAGTGGTTATCGAAGAGTTTAACCAGCACTACCTCAACCAGCCATACGGCGATGTGTGGCATTTGATCCGTGCCCTGGCCTACAAGGTGCATCCTTACCGCTGGCCAACCATTGGCAGCACGCCCGGCCATGTGGCGCAAGCTACCCTGAACGAAGTGAAGCAGTTCTTTTACAATCACTACGCCCCCAACAACGCGGTATTGGTCCTTTCCGGCAATATTGTCCCCAATAAGGCTTTCCGACTGGCCGAAAAATGGTTTAGTGAAGTTCCCTTCCGGGAATTAAAGAATCCTCCGCGGAAACCCGAGCCGGAGCAAACAGAAAACAGGGAATTGACCGTAGAGCGCGATGTTCCGATGGATGCATTCTATATCGGGTGGCATATGGGGGCCCGCGATGCCGACGACTTTTTTGCCGCCGATTTGCTTTCTGATATTCTTTCGAACGGAAAATCTTCCCGGTTCCAGCAACGGCTGGTGAAAGGGAAAAAACTGTTCAACGAACTGGATGCTTTCCTTTCGGGAGAAAATGACCCCGGCCTTTTCACGGTAGTGGGCAGGGTGAATCCGGGAATTGGTTTTGAAAAGGCAAAAAAGGCCGTTCTCGACGAAATACAAAAAACCGTTCAGGAAAAACCGCTGGACTATGAGTTGGAGAAAGTGAAAAACAAAGTGGAGGCACATCTGCTTTATCACGAAGTCGGATATCTCGACAATGCCATCCAGCTGGCTAATTACGAATTACTGGGCGATGCTGCTCAAATCAACGAACAGGTACAGCACTACCGTAAAGTAACGCCTGACGATATCCTTCGCGTTGCCGGAAAAATCTTCCGCGAAGGAAACATGAATACACTGAACTACTTATCGAAGAAAGACGGAAAATGATAAACCCCGACAGAAATCAACAACCGGACATTTCTCCGGTAGGAAAAATAAACTTCCTGGAACCGGAAAAACATCAGCTAAGCAACGGTTCATCGGTTTACCTGATGCATGGCGGTGAGCAGGAGATTGTGAAACTCGATTTCTTGTTCCGCGCCGGAAGCTGGTACGATAAACGAAAGCTCGACAGCGTAATGGCTGCATCGATGCTGCACGAAGGCACTTCGTCACGAACCGCTGCGCAGTTAGCAGGCACGTTCGATTTTTACGGGGCACAATTTAGTGCCAGTCCGTATTACGACAACAGCTACGTTTCGCTCCTCAGCCTGAAAAAGCACTTACCAACGTTGTTGCCCGTTGTGGCCGATATTTTCAAAAATTCAGTTTTCCCGGACAATGAATTTGAAATTCTGCGGCAAAAACGGAAACAAAAAGCACTGGTCGACTCGAAAACCGTTGGCATAACCGCTCAACGCACTTTTCTGCGCAAGATTATGGGAAATCAACATCCGTATGCGCCAATCAATTCATTTGATTTGTACGATAAGGCCACCCGCGGTCATGCTTACGAGTTCTACCGGGACCACTACACCTCGGAACGAATGAGTATCATTGCTTCAGGACATGTAGACAAAGACACATTGGAAATTCTGGAAGAATCGTTTGGTACACCATGGGGAGGTTCAACAAATTATGCCCCCGACCTAAGCCACATGCAGCTTCCGGCTCCCGAAAAGGTCGATATCCATAAAAAGGGAGCTTCGCAAAATGCCATTACCATTGGCCGGCTGACGCCTACGCTAAACCATCCCGACTATCCTGCGTTAAAAGTACTCCTAACCCTG
Encoded proteins:
- a CDS encoding chloride channel protein; amino-acid sequence: MLSIVVGIGGGFSAVIIKNTVWFIDGLLDNYIPEKIHTYFNFIFPIIGLSLTVFIIKYVIKRPVRHGIPNVLYSLSQRNGKIRRHNMFSSIITSSLTVGFGGSVGLEGPTVATGAAIGSNLAILFHLEYKQIMLMLGCASAAAMAAIFKAPITGIVFAVEVIMIDLTSFSLIPLLVSSITAVVTSYFFLGQDVLYPFKFEATFTHGDLPWYILLGIVTGLVSAYFSKVYRFISEWFEGMSSEWKRLLIGGVLLGVIVLLFPPLFGEGYNPINNCLQGHMGYLYDNSLFEFMRGNIYSVFVFIILLILVKIFATSITFGAGGVGGIFAPTLFMGVHTGMLFAMFLNTTGIHVVNESTFALIAMAGLIAGVLHAPLTGIFLIAELTGGYKMFVPLMIVASVSYLTVRLFVKNSVYTYQLAQRKELFTHDKNKAVLSMMKVTKLIETDFKPVNADASLGDLVKIIEVSHRDIFPVVDNENHMRGMLKMDDIRHLIFRPDQYDKIKVKDLMYMPEYYVSSNDSMQEVADKFHSCGRYNLAVLDEGKYVGFISRARVFSAYQKMLRHFSHD
- a CDS encoding chloride channel protein, yielding MKKLADLSLLIREWRLKHLNEHQLTVLLSLIVGLLSGLAAILLQNTIHFASHFLTHDFTSYGQSYQYLAYPGIGILITMLFVKYVVKDDIGHGVAKILFAISNKKSIIKLHNTITSMIGSVITIGFGGSVGAEAPVALTGSSIGSNIARMFRLDYRMMTLMVGCGAAGAISGIFKAPLAGLVFAIEVLMLDLTMSSLIPLLIASASAALLTYFFMGQGYHFSFHLLDSFDMHNIVWYIVLGVLCGFISLLFTRGTMYIEGKFKQLKNPYARVLVGALVLGGLVFLFPSLWGEGYFSIDAILNGHSEELLKNSIFVGLQHNEIWFLVIIAAIILTKIVASSVTTASGGVGGIFAPALFLGGMAGFFMAKLLGLLGMPVPVRNFALVGMAGAMAGVMHAPMTAIFLIAEITGGFSLYIPLMITSAVSYLTIIPFEPLSIYHIRLSERGELITHDKDKAILTLLKLRNVIETDLLTVPVDANLGELVRVISTSKRNIFPVVDKNNRFEGIVLLDDIREIMFNKDMYDKTFVTDVMTTPPAFVSKDERMESVMKKFHETGAWNLPVLEDGKYIGFISKAAIFNAYRSVLVHFSE
- a CDS encoding nitronate monooxygenase family protein translates to MAQNKICKLFNIEFPIIQAGMVWCSGWKLASAISNHGGLGIIGAGSMHPETLEEHIRKARKATTKTFGVNVPLFYPEIDKIMDILVREKVEIVFTSAGNPKKWTPFLKEHGMTVVHVVSSAKFAMKAEEAGVDAVVAEGFEAGGHNGREETTTMTLIPSVRRATKLPLIAAGGIGTGAAIVAALALGADGVQIGSRFAVAEESSAHQLFKQRVVDAVEGDTKLMLKKLAPVRLMKNHFFDMASQAEERCDDADALRALLGKGRSKKGIFEGELEEGELEIGQVSSIIDRIQPVPEIMEELITDYRKTLAMLQQHSSF
- a CDS encoding pitrilysin family protein, yielding MISFEKHTLPNGLKVIVHQDKVTPFAAVNVAYNVGSKHENPDRTGFAHLFEHLTFGGSRHIPDFDTPVQQAGGSNNAFTTVDLTNYYITLPAQNIETAMWIESDRILEPAFTDAILSREKKVVIEEFNQHYLNQPYGDVWHLIRALAYKVHPYRWPTIGSTPGHVAQATLNEVKQFFYNHYAPNNAVLVLSGNIVPNKAFRLAEKWFSEVPFRELKNPPRKPEPEQTENRELTVERDVPMDAFYIGWHMGARDADDFFAADLLSDILSNGKSSRFQQRLVKGKKLFNELDAFLSGENDPGLFTVVGRVNPGIGFEKAKKAVLDEIQKTVQEKPLDYELEKVKNKVEAHLLYHEVGYLDNAIQLANYELLGDAAQINEQVQHYRKVTPDDILRVAGKIFREGNMNTLNYLSKKDGK
- a CDS encoding pitrilysin family protein, producing the protein MINPDRNQQPDISPVGKINFLEPEKHQLSNGSSVYLMHGGEQEIVKLDFLFRAGSWYDKRKLDSVMAASMLHEGTSSRTAAQLAGTFDFYGAQFSASPYYDNSYVSLLSLKKHLPTLLPVVADIFKNSVFPDNEFEILRQKRKQKALVDSKTVGITAQRTFLRKIMGNQHPYAPINSFDLYDKATRGHAYEFYRDHYTSERMSIIASGHVDKDTLEILEESFGTPWGGSTNYAPDLSHMQLPAPEKVDIHKKGASQNAITIGRLTPTLNHPDYPALKVLLTLLGGFYGSRLMKNLREDKGYTYSVHTSPIPFLHQGIFLTFSEVGTEVSADAVKQIYHEMERLQNELVPEDELEMVRSYMMGRVLREFDGPFAMSQSFETIFEFGLTYGYYERLIETIRNITPIEIQNLARQYLSPGSMTQVIAGKV